In the Hordeum vulgare subsp. vulgare chromosome 7H, MorexV3_pseudomolecules_assembly, whole genome shotgun sequence genome, one interval contains:
- the LOC123407209 gene encoding protein STRICTOSIDINE SYNTHASE-LIKE 10-like: MASGTRGVAAATISLAVLLLIFCFSPSTAAAAAVPSIDATRTRHLPLPRGLLRGPESVAFDAKGHGPYSGVSDGRVLKWNGDALGWSTYTYNPDYSSEACTASLLRPETATESHCGRPLGLRFHLKSGYLYIADAYKGLMRVAPGGGEATVLVTEVDSVPLRFTNGVDIDQVTGEVYFTDSSMNFNRSQHEMVTRTGDSSGRLMRYDPRTGKAVVLQAGITYPNGLAISADRTHLIISSTGPCKLLRYWIKGSKTGTMELFADLPGYPDNVRPDKKGGYWVALHREKNELPFGVDSHLLALRIDAEGKIIEEMRGPKSVRPTEVVERKGGKLFMGSVELRYVSVVIRK; the protein is encoded by the coding sequence ATGGCGAGCGGCACGAGGGGTGTCGCCGCGGCGACCATCTCGCTCGCCGTGCTGCTCCTTATCTTTTGCTTCTCGCcaagcaccgccgccgccgccgccgtccccaGCATCGACGCCACGCGGACGCGCCACCTGCCGCTGCCGCGCGGACTGCTGCGCGGCCCGGAGAGCGTCGCCTTCGACGCCAAGGGGCACGGCCCATACAGCGGCGTCTCCGACGGCCGCGTGCTCAAGTGGAACGGCGACGCCCTCGGCTGGTCGACGTACACCTACAACCCCGACTACAGCAGTGAGGCGTGCACGGCGTCTCTCCTTCGCCCGGAGACGGCCACGGAGAGCCACTGCGGCCGTCCGCTCGGTCTGCGGTTCCACCTAAAGTCTGGGTACCTGTACATTGCCGACGCCTACAAGGGGCTCATGAGGGTCGCGCCGGGCGGCGGGGAGGCCACCGTGTTGGTCACGGAGGTTGATAGCGTACCTCTCCGCTTCACCAACGGCGTGGACATCGACCAAGTCACCGGCGAGGTTTATTTCACAGACAGCTCCATGAACTTCAACAGGTCACAACATGAGATGGTTACCAGAACCGGAGACTCGTCGGGCCGGCTAATGAGGTACGACCCACGGACGGGAAAGGCCGTCGTGCTCCAGGCAGGCATCACTTACCCCAATGGACTTGCCATCAGCGCTGATAGGACTCATCTCATCATCTCGTCGACCGGGCCGTGTAAGCTGCTACGATACTGGATCAAGGGATCCAAGACGGGCACGATGGAGCTATTCGCCGACCTTCCTGGCTATCCAGACAACGTGAGGCCCGACAAGAAAGGAGGATATTGGGTGGCACTACACCGTGAGAAGAATGAGCTCCCCTTTGGCGTTGATAGCCATCTGCTAGCCTTGAGGATCGACGCGGAAGGTAAAATAATCGAGGAGATGAGGGGGCCCAAGAGCGTGAGGCCGACCGAGGTGGTGGAGAGGAAAGGCGGCAAATTGTTCATGGGATCCGTCGAGCTTCGCTATGTGTCCGTCGTTATACGCAAGTAG